The Pirellulales bacterium genome contains the following window.
CCGCCGAACTTCACACCGGCCACGTCGACGACGCTGGGCTCGGGGTGCGCTTCCAAGCTCGCCAGCTTGTACGGAGGCAGTATGGGCACCACTTGTGCCACGCCCGGAATGGCTTCCAGCGGCGCGACCTGAGTTTTGGCCTCGTCGCCGATGACACCTATAATCGTTCGATAAGTGCCACGACTGAGGTGCGCTTTCAGCCCCAGGGCTTCCACGCGCTGCACGACGTGCTCGATCTGCTGCTCGGTGACGTTGGGCTTCAGTACGATGATCACGGTATCGACCTGCCGCGGTAAGGTTTGCCGGCGGACGGAAAGCCCGACGGCCGAAAATGGTGATCGGGCAGTATACCCTGCCGGGAACGAGGGTTGAAGCACGGTTATTGCTCCAGGGGCAGACGTTTTGCGGCTGTCGCGCCAGGGCTCTACCAGAAGATGACCGACAGGCTCAGGCCTGCTTAACCCGATACCACTCGCGGATCGCTCACACCCAAAGGTTCCTGCAACCTAAGGAGCACAGATGCCAGGGCCAATGCAACGCTGGGGCCGTTTCCGCCTGCGCACCCTATTGGTGCTTACAGCGGTAATCGCAGTCGCCCTGGCCTTTTCTGGACGCGAGTTTCAGGAGTGGCGCCGCCGAGAGCGGGCGCGACAGCAGCGCGCGCAGTTGCTGGGGGTGGACGGCTACCCAGGCGATATTCCCTTGCGTCGCGCGATTCCGCAATTGCGCTAACCATTTCGAGTGTTTAACAAAGTTACAAGCCGGCGCCCGCCCCTGATCCATTACGCCAAGCGAAACTCGCTTTGCCGCATTCGCAAGCTTCCAAGCCCCCGCCGTTAGTTGCCCGCTTTTGAAATCCGGCAGGGGGTGGACCGTGCCGGTTTCTTGCGGCTACCATGAAATGTGTTCGCTGGTGGCGGCCTGGACGTGGCGGTGCCCGGTGCGCATTTCCCGGAACGAGGCGAGCGGCGCGACTTTTCGCACCACTCGACGGAACACTCCTGCGTGGACTGCCAACATGACGCCCGAGCTGCATAGCCTGGTCGGAGAACTTGAAGCCAATATTGCCAAAGTCGTGCTGGGCAAGCCGCGCGTGATTCGCTTGTGCGTCGCGGCGCTACTGTCCGGCGAGCACGTCTTGCTCGAAGACGTGCCAGGGGTCGGCAAGACGCTGGTCGGCAAGGCGCTCGCGAAGAGCATCAACGCCCGCTTCACGCGGATCCAGTTCACCCCCGACTTACTCCCCGGCGACATCGTCGGGTCGAGCATTTTCGACGCGAAGACGAGCGAGTTCTTTTTCAGCCAGGGACCGATCTTCGCCAATATTGTCCTGGCGGACGAAATCAATCGCACGACTCCCCGCACGCAAAGCGCGCTGCTGGAAGCGATGAGCGACGGCCAGGTGTCCGTCGACGGCCATACCTACCGGCTGCCGCGGCCGTTCATGGTGATCGCTACGCAGAATCCCTTCGAGTTTGAGGGGACTTACCCGTTACCCGAAAGCCAGCTTGACCGCTTCCTGTTGCAAACCAGCATCGGGTATCCCGATCGCGACGAGGAATTACAGGTGCTGACGAGTCACCGCCAGGGTGAGCCGGTTGACAGTCTGACGCC
Protein-coding sequences here:
- a CDS encoding MoxR family ATPase; amino-acid sequence: MTPELHSLVGELEANIAKVVLGKPRVIRLCVAALLSGEHVLLEDVPGVGKTLVGKALAKSINARFTRIQFTPDLLPGDIVGSSIFDAKTSEFFFSQGPIFANIVLADEINRTTPRTQSALLEAMSDGQVSVDGHTYRLPRPFMVIATQNPFEFEGTYPLPESQLDRFLLQTSIGYPDRDEELQVLTSHRQGEPVDSLTPVLDCQQVIALQEAVRRVTMDEAIHHYLLDLIDATRNSDDLHVGASTRGALCLYRASQALALIEGRDYVVPDDIKRLAVPVLAHRVITKGYLHGNQRSAVEAIIQRFIDDLPVPT